In one Chitinophaga sancti genomic region, the following are encoded:
- the atpB gene encoding F0F1 ATP synthase subunit A has translation MSGYSTFANPTEGEPHEKKGFNAKEVILGHVKDAHDWHLLDIAGTPVTIPLPVIIYSKERGLSTFSSSQFHHGHASHDGYRLVTDHYLEEKGLSATKYVPGKVIAVGADDMPTNEEIYDWSVTKNLASMLIGAVLLLWIMLGVAKAYTKRGSKQAPKGMQSLLEPVIIFMRDEVAKPNIPGAYERYTPFILTIFFFILINNLLGLLPGGANVTGNLAVTAALALISFLATMFSSNRHFWGHILNPPVPGWVKPILVPVEIIGIFTKPISLMIRLFANILAGHIIILSIISLVFIFGSLQPIAGFGFAPITIIFNIVMMMLELLVAFIQAFIFANLTAVFIGQAMEGGHDDHHEAKHH, from the coding sequence ATGAGTGGGTATAGTACGTTTGCAAACCCGACTGAGGGCGAGCCTCATGAAAAGAAAGGGTTTAATGCAAAAGAGGTCATCCTTGGCCACGTTAAGGATGCCCATGATTGGCATCTGTTGGACATTGCAGGCACTCCTGTAACGATCCCTTTACCTGTTATCATTTATAGCAAGGAAAGAGGCCTCTCCACTTTCTCGAGCTCGCAATTCCACCACGGGCATGCTTCGCACGATGGTTATCGTCTGGTAACGGACCACTATCTGGAAGAAAAGGGGCTGAGTGCCACTAAGTATGTTCCGGGTAAGGTCATTGCTGTAGGGGCAGATGACATGCCGACAAATGAAGAGATCTATGATTGGTCAGTGACTAAGAACCTGGCTTCAATGCTGATTGGTGCTGTGTTGCTGTTATGGATCATGTTAGGTGTAGCGAAAGCGTATACTAAAAGAGGTTCCAAACAAGCGCCTAAGGGTATGCAAAGCCTGCTGGAGCCTGTGATCATCTTTATGCGTGACGAGGTAGCTAAGCCAAATATCCCGGGAGCATATGAGCGGTATACGCCTTTCATTCTCACTATCTTCTTCTTTATTCTGATCAACAACCTGTTAGGTTTATTGCCGGGTGGTGCGAACGTAACCGGTAACCTGGCAGTAACGGCTGCGCTGGCACTGATTAGCTTCCTGGCTACGATGTTCAGCTCTAACAGGCATTTCTGGGGGCACATTCTGAACCCTCCAGTTCCGGGATGGGTAAAGCCGATCCTGGTGCCAGTGGAAATCATCGGTATCTTCACTAAGCCGATATCCCTGATGATTCGTCTTTTTGCGAACATCCTGGCGGGTCACATCATCATCCTGAGCATTATTTCCCTGGTATTCATCTTCGGTTCATTGCAGCCGATCGCTGGTTTCGGTTTTGCGCCGATCACGATCATCTTCAACATCGTAATGATGATGCTGGAATTGCTGGTAGCCTTTATCCAGGCTTTCATCTTCGCTAACCTGACGGCTGTATTCATCGGTCAGGCAATGGAAGGCGGTCATGATGATCACCATGAAGCAAAACATCACTAA
- the atpE gene encoding ATP synthase F0 subunit C, translated as MAILTVLLQAGAEAAASAAGLAKAGGAVGAGIAAIAAGIGVGNIGKSALESIARQPEAANDIRANMILAAALVEGVALFGVIAGLLAVVL; from the coding sequence ATGGCTATTTTAACTGTTTTATTGCAAGCTGGTGCTGAAGCAGCTGCTTCTGCTGCTGGTCTGGCTAAAGCTGGTGGTGCTGTTGGTGCTGGTATCGCTGCTATCGCAGCTGGTATCGGTGTAGGTAACATCGGTAAGAGCGCGCTGGAATCTATCGCTCGTCAGCCTGAAGCTGCAAATGACATCCGTGCTAACATGATCCTGGCTGCTGCGCTGGTAGAGGGTGTTGCCCTGTTCGGCGTTATCGCAGGTCTGCTGGCAGTAGTGCTGTAA
- the atpF gene encoding F0F1 ATP synthase subunit B: protein MDLLQPALGLFTFSLIIFLILFVILKKFAWKPILSTLKERETSIADSIAAAERVKEEMAQMKAEHEHVLAEAKAERSKILKEAKDAKDQIIAEAKTQAQAEAKKIISEAYTAIDNQKMAALTDVKNQVGKLVIEVAEKVLRKELADKTAQEGYIKELAGEIKLN, encoded by the coding sequence ATGGATCTGTTGCAGCCCGCGTTAGGCTTGTTTACCTTCTCATTAATTATATTCCTCATTCTTTTCGTTATTCTGAAAAAGTTTGCATGGAAACCAATTCTCTCTACCTTGAAGGAAAGAGAAACCTCTATCGCTGACTCTATCGCAGCTGCTGAAAGAGTGAAAGAGGAAATGGCTCAGATGAAAGCGGAACATGAGCATGTACTGGCTGAAGCTAAAGCTGAAAGAAGTAAAATTCTGAAAGAAGCTAAAGACGCTAAGGATCAAATCATTGCAGAAGCTAAGACACAAGCTCAGGCTGAAGCTAAGAAGATCATCAGCGAAGCCTACACTGCTATCGACAACCAGAAAATGGCTGCCCTGACTGATGTTAAGAACCAGGTTGGTAAACTGGTAATTGAAGTAGCCGAGAAAGTGCTGCGTAAGGAACTGGCGGATAAAACCGCACAGGAAGGCTACATTAAAGAACTGGCAGGAGAAATTAAATTAAACTAA